TCCTCCGCGGCGCAAGATCCAAATTAATTACGTCACTCAACCGGTCAAACCCTTTTTAAAAAAATTGTCCAGATTTTAGTTCTTTTTTTTAAGAAGAATCAGATGCAAATTCCGCGTCCCTTGAACCGGAAAATCACAGTGAATCGACTTCATACTTTATTTTCCATCCTTGAAAGAAGTTAGAATTGATTTTGAAATCATGACTATTGGAAATAAATTCTTGCTTAAAGAAAAACCGCCATTGTTGAATTCCGAATTCTCTGCAAAGTTATACACAAGTTATTTACAGTTTTCAAGTATGCAGATCGTATGAAGTCGTCAATGATTCACAGAATATTAAAAATTTATAGAAAGTCCCAAATATGCTCCGCGCAAAAGATCCCTATGTCCGGATTGAATCGTATGAGAGATTTTCCACACGTTGGAAATTTCATTCGCATCATTCGTTCCACTTCGAAACGGATCGTTGGATGCGATTCCAAAACGTAGATCCGTTTGATTGAATCCGTAATAACTAAACTGTGAATCGATATAACTATAACCCACGTAGAATTTAAACGATTCTGAAATTTGATATGCGACCGAAATGTCGACCTCGCCTCCTCGATAGATTCCGCGAACGCCGGAACTTCCGGCGGAAACTACGATCGAATCCAAGGTCATCGACGTCGGTTTGTAAAAACGATTTCCTTCCGTGTAAAAAAGATCCACACCGAGGCTTATGAAGAATTTTTCCCGGATTCTATAATCGGTTCTGAATACGAGTTGAGGTCCGTATGTGTAGAAGTATTCTTCATACGCGCCTTCCCGTAGATAGTAGCCGTATTTGTATTTGTTGATATTTCGGATTCCCGCGCCCGCAAAAATTCTCCAGTCGTCGTTTGGATCGAAAATTTTAAACAGATTCAACTCAGCTTCGGATCGAATCATCGGATTCAAATACTGTCTTCTGATTTCGAATCCGGAAGAACCGGCCTGTGTTACGATCGTATTCGGATTTGCTAATTCGATTTCATACGCCGAAATTTCCACGCGAAACTTCTTTTCCGAATGATCGAATCGTAATACGAAAGGCGTCAAAACCTTTTGGTTTTGTTGGATCGAATCGGCTTTGATCGATGTTTCCAACAGAGAACGTTCCGTATAAGAAGTGAAATCATACGGGGTCCATTGATACGTTTGGCGTTTGAGAATCAGTTCAAAAGAATTCTTTCTTCCGTTTTTGCTCGGATCTTCCTTCTCGAACTCCGCGTTCAAAGTTGCAAAAGCGGAACCGATCCAACAAAGAAGAATCGAAAATTCCAAAATTCTTTTTCTTTTCGAAAAGCGGACATAACGTGTTTGCATAACTTTCTCTTTCAACCTGAATTATAAAAGAGTTTCGAATTTGAGCGAAACCGGATTTGAATTACGGATCTCTTTTCTTTTTTCGGTTCGCAAAAAACGACATCCCAAATGGTATCCTCGTTGAAAGAATCCTCAAGCTTAAAAAGCTGAACTTATGAGTTCTTATTTTACTCCGGGCAAAACGGTCTTTCCGGGAAATAACCACATTCTCCCCAAACCCGGAAAAAAATCCACGGCCTTGATCGTCGCCGGAGGAGGAATGAAGGGTTCTTTTGCGGGCGGAGTGCTTGCCGCGCTTCATCAGTACATTCCGTCGACTCATTTCGATTTGATCGTGGGTGTTTCTTCCGGTTCCTGTTCCGCGGCGTATTACGCGACCGGTTTCGAACAAAGTTACGAAGAATCGATTCGAATTTTGGATATCTGGACGAAGGAATTGATCGGGAATAAATTTATTTCTTTTTTACATCCCTTTAAAGGCAAAACCGTACTCGATCAGGAATATCTAATAGACTTTATATTCGGCGAAAAATATAGACTTCCGAAAGAGAACTTCGATAGAAAAGAAGCCCCTCCTCTTTACATCGCCGTAACCAATCTCGCAAAACTTCAGGCGGAATACATCAAGGCCTCCGCGTCGAACGCTCTCAATCTTTTAAAGGCGGCAACCTCTCTTCCGATCGCGACCAGAGGAAAATGGAAATTAGAAGATCAGTTTTACGGAGACGGGGGAATTGCGGATCCGATTCCTTTGGAGAAAGTGATCGAAGCCGGTTATAAGGACATTACGGTTGTCTTAAATACCAATCAGAACGAATATTCGAGTCCTATCTCCAAATTTTCCGGTTGGCTCGCGTATCCTTCCGATAAAAAACTCAGTCACATGATTACAAAAGTGCATCATACGATGTACAATCGTGCGGTTCAGATTCTCAAACATCCTCCGAAAGACGTTCGCATTCAGGTAATCTCGCCTTCGTATCAGGAACTCACGATGGTGACTACGAGCGCGGAAAAACTCACACGTTCGATCAACCGAGGAATCGAAGCCGGATTCAAAGCGGTCGCTTCCATCAAGGAAGAATTCTCCCATTTCAAAACCAAACTCAAAGACAAGGGTTGGAAAATTCTGTAAGAATTCTTTTTTATTTTTCTTTTGCAAAAAGAAATATGACAGGTTTGAAATTCTTTTTTAAACCGAAGACGAAGCCATCACATTCAATTATTACAAAATTCTTTTTTGATTCCGTTTTTGTTTTACCGTTCTCCGAACCTCCTCGACCTTAAACGAAAGGAGTTTTTAGTTAGAATGATGAATAAAAATACAATTCGTTT
This window of the Leptospira barantonii genome carries:
- a CDS encoding LA_2444/LA_4059 family outer membrane protein; its protein translation is MQTRYVRFSKRKRILEFSILLCWIGSAFATLNAEFEKEDPSKNGRKNSFELILKRQTYQWTPYDFTSYTERSLLETSIKADSIQQNQKVLTPFVLRFDHSEKKFRVEISAYEIELANPNTIVTQAGSSGFEIRRQYLNPMIRSEAELNLFKIFDPNDDWRIFAGAGIRNINKYKYGYYLREGAYEEYFYTYGPQLVFRTDYRIREKFFISLGVDLFYTEGNRFYKPTSMTLDSIVVSAGSSGVRGIYRGGEVDISVAYQISESFKFYVGYSYIDSQFSYYGFNQTDLRFGIASNDPFRSGTNDANEISNVWKISHTIQSGHRDLLRGAYLGLSINF
- a CDS encoding patatin-like phospholipase family protein, yielding MSSYFTPGKTVFPGNNHILPKPGKKSTALIVAGGGMKGSFAGGVLAALHQYIPSTHFDLIVGVSSGSCSAAYYATGFEQSYEESIRILDIWTKELIGNKFISFLHPFKGKTVLDQEYLIDFIFGEKYRLPKENFDRKEAPPLYIAVTNLAKLQAEYIKASASNALNLLKAATSLPIATRGKWKLEDQFYGDGGIADPIPLEKVIEAGYKDITVVLNTNQNEYSSPISKFSGWLAYPSDKKLSHMITKVHHTMYNRAVQILKHPPKDVRIQVISPSYQELTMVTTSAEKLTRSINRGIEAGFKAVASIKEEFSHFKTKLKDKGWKIL